From a region of the Daphnia magna isolate NIES linkage group LG1, ASM2063170v1.1, whole genome shotgun sequence genome:
- the LOC123472542 gene encoding endocuticle structural glycoprotein SgAbd-1-like, with product MKLFFVAAFLAVAAAVPSSYKPEYKAPSSPAPNYPAPKYPTPSYPAPAYPAPAYPAPAYPAPAYPAPAYPAPAYNKDNKYADITITSQSDERNLDGSTQWSYAQSDYTTREESQVQKKMQGVTYDSYGKESYGEVLGNTNKGSSYWVSPEGQKFTLTWAADEAGFQPKGDHLPVAPVHEYELPVAPVHEYELPVAPVHIPFNGKGYKIY from the exons ATGAAGCTG TTCTTCGTCGCCGcattcttggctgttgctgccgccGTACCAtccagctacaagccggaatacaaggCTCCCAGCTCCCCTGCCCCAAACTACCCggcaccaaagtaccctactcctagctaccccgcaccagcctaccccgcaccagcctaccccgcaccggcctaccccgcaccggcctaccccgcaccagcctaccccgcaccagcctacaacaaggataacaaatacgctgacattaccatcaccagccaatctgatgagcgcaacctcgatggcagcacCCAATGGAG ctatgcccagtctgactacactACCCGTGAAGAGTCCCAGGTCCAGAAAAAGATGCAAGGAGTCACCTACGATTCTTACGGAaaagaatcgtacggtgaagtcttaggcaacaccaacaaaggatcctcttactgggtttcccctgaaggccagaaattcactttgacttgggccgctgatgaagctggattccagcccaaaggtgaccacttgcccgtcgctcccgtccacgaatacgagCTCCCAGTTGCTCCCGTGCATGAATACGAACTCCCAGTTGCCCCCGTCCACATCCCTTTCAACGGCAAAGGCTACAAGATCTACTAA
- the LOC116932797 gene encoding elongation factor 1-gamma produces the protein MASGTLYTYPGNFRANKALIAAQYSGFNINVASGFVFGETNKSESFLKKFPLGKVPAFESQDGQYIAESNAIAYFVANQQLRGNSDVEKAHILQWMSFADGEILPLSCTIVFPVLGIIQYNKQAVDHAKQELNAILSVVNNHLLTRTFLVGEKITLADIVLACNLLHLYENICDETNRKPFQNLNRWFVTCINQPQFKAVLGDFKMCQKECLVDPKKFAEFQSKIGGSSKKEEKKAVKDEKKKEKKEEKPKPKKEEEEPEELDAAEAALLEEPKSKDPFDEMPKGTFNMDDFKRFYSNNEEAKSIPYFWDKFDKENYSIWFGEYKYSDELTKVFMSANLIGGMYQRLDKMRKQCFASMCLFGTDNDSTISGVWVWRGQDLAFQLSPDWQIDYETYDWKKLDPETEETKALVAQYFSWTGNDKNGRPFNQGKIFK, from the exons ATGGCTTCTGGG ACTTTGTACACCTACCCGGGCAACTTTAGGGCCAATAAGGCTTTAATTGCGGCTCAATACTCGGGCTTCAATATCAACGTAGCTTCCGGTTTCGTTTTTGGAGAGACCAACAAGAGCGAATCCTTTCTCAAGAAATTTCCTTTGGGGAAA GTGCCAGCGTTTGAATCCCAAGATGGACAGTACATTGCTGAAAGCAACGCAATTGCGTATTTCG TTGCCAACCAGCAACTTCGTGGAAACAGTGATGTAGAAAAGGCCCATATCCTTCAGTGGATGTCATTTGCTGATGGTGAAATTCTTCCGTTGTCCTGTACAATTGTTTTTCCAGTACTTGGAATAATTCAATATAACAAACAG GCTGTAGACCATGCCAAGCAGGAGTTGAACGCTATCCTGTCTGTTGTTAACAATCATCTTCTGACCCGCACATTTTTGGTTGGGGAGAAAATCACTCTTGCAGATATTGTTCTTGCTTGCAACCTTCTACATCTTTATGAGAACATTTGTGATGAAACCAACAGGAAACCATTTCAAAATTTGAATAGATGGTTTGTTACTTGCATCAACCAACCCCAGTTCAAGGCTGTTCTTGGAGATTTTAAGATGTGTCAAAAAGAATGCCTGGTTGATCCCAAGAAGTTTGCTGAATTCCAAA GCAAAATTGGTGGGTCAtccaagaaagaagaaaagaaggcTGTAAAggatgagaagaaaaaagaaaaaaaagaagagaagccaaagccaaaaaaagaggaagaggaGCCAGAGGAACTTGATGCTGCTGAGGCAGCATTGCTAGAGGAACCTAAATCTAAAGATCCCTTTGATGAAATGCCTAAAGGAACATTCAACATGGATGATTTTAAGAGGTTCTACTCGAACAACGAAGAAGCAAAATCCATCCCTTATTTTTGGGACAAGTTTGATAAAGAAAACTACTCAATTTGGTTTGGAGAGTACAAGTACTCAGATGAGCTTACCAAAGTCTTCATGTCGGCTAATTTGATTGGCG GCATGTATCAAAGGTTGGACAAAATGAGGAAGCAATGCTTTGCATCCATGTGCCTGTTCGGCACAGATAACGACAGTACCATCTCGGGAGTGTGGGTCTGGCGTGGACAAGATTTAGCGTTTCAG TTGAGTCCGGATTGGCAAATCGATTATGAAACCTATGACTGGAAAAAGTTGGATCCTGAAACTGAAGAGACTAAAGCATTAGTGGCACAATACTTCTCGTGGACTGGCAATGATAAAAATGGTCGTCCCTTTAACCAAGgtaaaattttcaaatga